TTGCCGTTTGAAGGGGGCCCCCAAGAGCTTTTCCCAAGAGCAAGGTAGCGTTTGCAGCCAGATCTGCCAGGTGAGTTCTGTTTCCCGCACTACTTTAGCGGGAAGCTGGAAGCATTCAGAGAGCAGAGTGCAAGCTTCGTTCAACTGGGTTGGTGTGTCTCGATGGACGAGAAATACGGTTGCCACCTGAATCGGCATGGCTCCCTCATAAAGCTTGGCTTGAGCTTGCACTGAGCGTTGAGTCTTGATGTAGGCTGCCACATCAATGCTGGATTTGCGCTCTGCCAGTTGAGCGGCCACGTTATTTTGCTTGATTAGGCGTTGCATGTTTACCTTGACCAGGCTGGCATTGGTGCTGGCTACCTGACAGAACACTTCTGTGTCAAATACCTGGGGACGACAAAGCACGTTCCACAAGAAACGTAGTTGTTCTTGCACACTTAAAAAGCCACCCGGTTTCGCTGTAAAGGTCAATACCCCCACATACTTGCCCTTGATCTTCATCCATCGCCGATCCGCTTTGGGCACTGTGGTATGCCCCTGTTCTCCCTGAATCAACATTGTGGCTGGATGTACGTCACTCGCCACAATTTCAGAGAGCCCCTGGGGATTGAAGAGCAGGTATTGGGGCACGTCGGGGGCAGGCGATAGGTTAAATCGGGTCCAGATCTGCTGCCACAATTGCTGAACATCCATCGGTTTGACATCTAAGCCCATTTTGATGTTGAGCAGTTGCTCCCAGCGTAAATAGCCTTCCGTCAAGACCCGTTGCAGGGTATCTTCCAGGCGTTGTTCGGCGACCTCATCTCCCTTGCCTTTGAACACCTCCCAGCACTCCACAACTTTTGCGAGGGACTTCTCAATCCAATCGGCATCACTGGAGGTTTTCTGGTTCGGTTCAATGGTATAGGTGGCGTAGAGATGCAACTGCTTGGGTTTACGAATCCCTGCCGTTTTCAGCTCCTGTGCCCGAGTCTTTTCGCTCATCAAGAGCAGACGCAATTCTGGAGAAGGAGCTTTCGCTAGCAGTTGATCGAGTTCTGCTTGGCGATCGCAGTCCTCACGAAACGATTGCAGGTGCAGTGTGAGATGACCGCTCGCAGGCAGTTCTTTGAGGGCAGATTCCAGTTTGTTCAAAGTAGGTTTGATTTGCTCCGAGCGCAGGGTATCGTGGATACCACTGCTGGCAAAGCCAAAGACAAACTGGTAGCGGTTTTTGCTTTTTTGCAGAATCGCAGTGCCAACACTTCGTCCCTTCAACTCCAATTGAGCGAAGCCAGCGAGGGCATTGAAGTCTTCAAAGGCCGATTGAGTCACCGTCTTTTTCTGCTGTCCCCGCTCTAGCAGGGTGACTCGCTTTTTACCTAATTTTGGTTTCATGATTTTCTCCGCTTGCGGCTGGGTTTGCGACTCCGTTTCGTCGCCCGTTTTGCTAGCAGGCTGATGTAGGGTTGGTTGCCCAACGTCCAGCGCGGCACCCCCTGAAACTTGCTCAAAAATCGCCAACTTTCATCCCCCGTTAAGGCCCACCAGGTTCCCATCCCCCAAGCCGCGATCAAGCAAGTTGCAATCCAGGGCAAGCCCAAAAGTCCCTGACAGATGAGGTAAGAGACGACAATAATGCCAATCCAGGCCACCACCTGCTCGCCCGGGATGGGTCCTAAGCGAGGTTTGGCATTGAGGATTTGATTGACTGGCACAAATTCATCTTGGTTCGGTTCAGTCGCCATAGCTGGTTCGTAAGAGAAAGAATGGTAACGGCGATCTCGCTTGAAGTAGACTTCAGAAGGGACGTTCAATCACCGTTACTTGGGGCATCAAAGAGCTGAAACAGTGAAGGTGATTAGCTCGTGATGAGTGTGGTTAGCGCGTCCCCCATGACAATGCAAAGCACCACAATGAGTGGAATGCGAGCGGCGGTTGTCCAATCTTCATCGTTGCGGAACGCATTGATGACGCGGATCAAGGCAATGCCAATGTAAATGCAGAAAATGACTCGCAAGGTTCCAAAGATCAGGGGGATAAAGGTGTCCACGCCTTGAGCACCGTTGATCGCAAACAGCTGTTGCACGTATTGTTCAGCGGTGTTAAAAAATAAGGCTTGACTGGGGGCTGTGGCAGAGAACCAGGCACCACTGGCAAAGCACGTGGAGAGCCAAGGTAGCTTGTGCTCAGGAATGCCTGTCTTTGCGAGTAGCCTGCTCCAGAGCTTCTGGCAAAGGGGACTAGACCGGATGATGCCTTTGACAATCCGCAGGGTTAAAGCTGCGATCGTTGCACCGAGTATAAATAGAGGTGCGTGGAGAATCAGGTTCAGTCCCAGGATGGCACCAGAAACGAGCCAGGGAGCTAACTTGCGTAACTGAGTGCGAACCTCTTTGGACCAGAATCGAGATATTATCGCCCGCAAACCTATTCTCGACGTGGCAGGTGGAGTTACTTCGAGCAGGGATGCTGCATCAGGAGCAAGCGGCAGCGACAGAGATAATTTAAGGGGACAAGGTGCTTCAGCAGACTCTGGACTGAGTTCACGTTCCTGCAAGATTGGGTTAGACATAATTTCTCTCTGGGTAATCAGTATTGAGTGAGGGAATAACTTCGCAACTGACTTGAAGCCTAAGGCTCTCATGTGTCAGAGATATGTACACAGATAGAAATCGAGATGGAATTGGGATGTCAAATCGCTTTTTCTCAAGTTGGGTTATGCCCCCTTCAAATTGGGGCTTTTTTCTTTCACTTGCTAGCAGAAATGGCTAATTTTCGGCACAATAGATAAGGATGTTACAGAAGCGGGCAGTTGGGGCGCGAAATAGCTGCTCGATTTTCCTCAATTCCGGCTGTCATCTACCTTGAGGAAGCCCTCAAAACATGATCGAATTTGTGGATTTCTGTTAAATAACCTTTACTAGCACAAGACATGAACATTCTGGTCGTAGAGGACGAGCTCAAGCTCGCGACTCTCGTTCAGCGTACTTTACAGTCTGAAGGCTATCAGTGTGAAGTTGCCCATGACGGAGAAGCAGGGCTAAAGGTCGTCCGTGAACAGCAACCCGATCTAGTGATCCTCGATATCGGGTTGCCCAAAATCAATGGTTTAGACGTTTGTAGTCGGATTCGTCAGAGTAAAACGATTCAGAAAGACCCTTACATCCTGATGCTGACGGGCAAGGGGGATGAGGTCGATCGCATCATTGGGCTGCATACTGGAGCCGATGATTATATGGTGAAGCCCTTCAGCTTGAAGGAGCTAGTAGCCCGGGTCTTTGCTCTTTTGCGACGAAATTTGCGAGCCGCAGAGCAGCTTCAAGCGACTCATCAGGTGCCAGAGACGGCTAAAACAGAAACTGCCATCATCACCGATCACTTCTTTATCGAGCCGGAGATGCGGCAGGTGATAGTTCAGAAAGCTCCCGGTGCTCCCATTGAATCAGTTGAATTGACGACCCTGGAGTTTGAACTCCTGTACACATTGGCGAAAAAGCCAGGGCGGGTCTGGACTCGAACGCAATTACTGGATGAGATCCGAGGCATTGATTATGTGGGGGACGACCGCACGATTGATGGGGCGGTGAAACGCTTGCGTCCAAAAATTTCCCCACTGAATGACTTAACTCGATTTATCAAAACCCATATCCGCCTGGGATATAGCTTTGAGGACAGCCGTCCCCGATAGGGCGAAAATGATATCGAAAGGGAAGGATGCAAGAAGATGGCTCGTCGCAAAATTCATCTCTCCCTGAGCCTGAGACTCTTTCTAGTGAATCTACTGGCGCTCGCACTAGGGGTGGCGGCAATCGGCATCGCCTATACTTACCGATCGCAAAAATTTTCAGATGGCTTCTCCAAGATTGTGAAGCCAAATGTTTTTGCTGATGGACGCAACCAAAATCAGGAGGTGATTGAGCTATTTAATCAAATCAATGCAGAAGGGATTGTATTAGCATTGCTATTTAGCCTCTTGAGTGCAGCAGGACTGAGTATTTTCATGACTTATGTACTGACTCGCCCTCTTAAGAAGATTGAGTGGGCTGCCAAGCGTTTCAGCGAGGGAGATATAGAATCGCGAATACCGCCCCTGGCAATTCCGGAGTTACATCACCTAGGGTTGACCTTGAATAGTGTGGCAAATCGGCTCCAAGGGGTGGAAGAGCGACGACAGGCCCTGATCAGTGAAGTGTCTCATGAAATGAGTACCCCTCTGATGATTATTTCTGGCTATCTGGAAATGATTGCAGAGGGGAGATTGCCCTCTGAGGAGGTGGTTGACGTAGCTCAAACCCTGCTGACCGACGCGGAGCGGATGCAACGTCTCCTGAGCGATTTACGAATGCTGGCACGAATTGAACTGGGTTCTCTCCCCTTGAACCTTCAGGTTGTTCAACCCCAACCCTTGATTGCAGAGGTGATTCGTGCTCTAGCGATCCAAGAGCGGCAGGAGGTTTGCCGTCTTATCCTAGAGTGTCCTGAGGCGCTTCCTCCCATTTTTGCTGACCCGGATCGCACCCGACAAATTCTGGTCAATCTAGTAACGAATGCGCTGAACTACACGCTTGAGGGCAGTGTAATCGTCTCTGTGAGCTATGACTCGAAGTACCTTTGGGTGAGTGTCACCGATACAGGGATTGGGATTTCAGCCGAGGATTTACGGCGGGTATTCGATCGCTTCTGGCGCTCCGCGCGATCGCGCGAGATGCGACAGGAAGGCTCAGGGATTGGCTTGGCACTCACCAAACGATTGCTAGAGGCACAGTCTGGCCGAATTGAGGTGGAAAGCGAATTGGGCCAGGGCAGTATGTTTCGATTTTGCCTTCCATTGGCTGAGCCTTAATAGTTGCATTATGGCAAATATCTAAAGCGGGTTAGGGGGTAGATGCGTATAGATGCCTGACCAATAATGTTTTGCCCTGGCACAAAGCCCCAGAAGTGGCT
The sequence above is drawn from the Trichocoleus desertorum ATA4-8-CV12 genome and encodes:
- a CDS encoding HAMP domain-containing histidine kinase — translated: MARRKIHLSLSLRLFLVNLLALALGVAAIGIAYTYRSQKFSDGFSKIVKPNVFADGRNQNQEVIELFNQINAEGIVLALLFSLLSAAGLSIFMTYVLTRPLKKIEWAAKRFSEGDIESRIPPLAIPELHHLGLTLNSVANRLQGVEERRQALISEVSHEMSTPLMIISGYLEMIAEGRLPSEEVVDVAQTLLTDAERMQRLLSDLRMLARIELGSLPLNLQVVQPQPLIAEVIRALAIQERQEVCRLILECPEALPPIFADPDRTRQILVNLVTNALNYTLEGSVIVSVSYDSKYLWVSVTDTGIGISAEDLRRVFDRFWRSARSREMRQEGSGIGLALTKRLLEAQSGRIEVESELGQGSMFRFCLPLAEP
- a CDS encoding response regulator transcription factor yields the protein MNILVVEDELKLATLVQRTLQSEGYQCEVAHDGEAGLKVVREQQPDLVILDIGLPKINGLDVCSRIRQSKTIQKDPYILMLTGKGDEVDRIIGLHTGADDYMVKPFSLKELVARVFALLRRNLRAAEQLQATHQVPETAKTETAIITDHFFIEPEMRQVIVQKAPGAPIESVELTTLEFELLYTLAKKPGRVWTRTQLLDEIRGIDYVGDDRTIDGAVKRLRPKISPLNDLTRFIKTHIRLGYSFEDSRPR